The Eubacterium maltosivorans genome includes the window TCCAGTTGATGCTCCATTGTTTTTTTTCAATAAAATATTGAATCGCCATATATTTCGATTCGAAGCGTTGTTTTCCAAATCTCACATCCTTTCGAATTCTTTCGCTTTTTTTAACAGTTCCACTGCCATATCCTTTTCTTCAAGCTGGCTTTTGAGCCGTATATTTTCTCGGCGCAGCCGTTCCAGTTCATCCACTTCGTCATCTGCTTTATGGTGCCCGCGCCGATCAACCAAACCAGTTTCACCATTAGCATCATATTTTTTCACCCAGGAGTAAACCTGGCTGTATGAAACATCAAACAAAGAAGCGGTTTCTTTGTAATCTCTATCATGGGCAATGCAATATTTAACAATTGCTTCTCGTTCTTCCAAAGTTGTTTTTCTCCGTGCTTCTGCCATATAGACCTCCCTCTTAGGATTATAATCCTTAAGCTTTCTATTGGCATTATACAACGAAACCCAATGCAACAAAACATCTGCTGTACTAATTTTGTGTTTTGCGGCAAGTTCAACTGCGGAGCCTTTTCCAGAAAGATACTCTTCAACCACCATTGTTTTGAATTCTGCTGTATAAGATTTATTACCTGCCGAACACAAGAGTCCCTCTGCTCCTTGCTCTTGATACTGCTGTACCCATCGTTTAAAGCACCCCGGTGCTGACTTATATCCTAACTCATGGGCTTTTTCTTCCAAGGAAAAAAGCCCATTCAGATATCCCTCCACAATATTCAATTTTTCTTCAGATGTATATTTTCTATACATAAAATCCCCCCTAAGTAGATTTTGGTTATTTACCTTGTCTACTTAAGGGGGATCATATCAGGGCACCATAGCAAAATGCACTTTCAGGGCCGGTTCATACCACCGAATTTTCCGATGGTTAATGATTTAAAATACAAAAAATAGCTTTATCAAACAAGTATTTCCATGTTTTGCTTAAAGATTAAATGTTACAATACATAATAATACAATAATAAAAAATGAAAAGTTATGGGGATTTTTAGGAGGGACTTCAATGGATGTGAACAATATATTGGGATCAAACGAAGGCAAGCTTCGTATCATACAGGAAACCGTACCGGGCAAACAGGTTACATTGGCCCATATTATCGCTGGTCCGGACCCGATCGTTTACCAGAAGCTGGGCTTAAACCCAAGCGTGGATTATAATAAGGCGGCCATTGGTATTTTGAGCATGACGCCAGCGGAAATTGCTGTTATCGCAGGGGATATGGCCATCAAGACTGCCCCGATCGATATGGGCTTTATTGACCGTTTCAGCGGCACCTTAATTTTTACAGGTCGTATTTCCGATGTTAAGTCAGCGGTCAATGCAATTTTGAGCTACCTTCAGGGGACATTGGGCTTTACCATCTGCGAAATTACAACAACATAGGATGAAGGCGACTTTATGAAAAAGATGATTTTGGTTGGCAGGAGTGAATGCGGAAAAACTACGCTGCGTCAGGCGCTGAAGGGTGATACCATTCAGTATGAAAAAACGCAGTATGTCAATCACTTCGATGTAATTATTGATACACCGGGCGAATACGCCGAAACCAATACACTGGCGCGGGCGCTGGCCCTCTATTCTTACGAGGCGGACGTGGTGGCACTTTTGATTAATGCGACTGAGCCCTATTCCTTATATCCGCCAAACGTTGCTCCTGTGGCAAACAGGCCGGTGATTGGGATTGTTACGCAGATCGACCATCCCTGTGCCAATACAGAGCAGGCCATCGAATGGCTTAAACTGACTGGTGCTGATCCGATCTTTCCGGTGAGCTCTTATACCGGAGAAGGGATCTGGCAGCTTTTAGAATACCTGAAGGAGCCAGGAGATGTTCTTCCCTGGGAGAGCCAGGAGGAGGCCGAACAGGAAAGAAACGTAAAATCCACAAAATACGAGATCCAGGAATTTGGACAAAAGGATTTTGAATTTATTTAAAACAAACCCCTCCGCATAAATTGCGGAGGGGTTTGTATCTAAAAAAGATGGGATGCCTAAACGGTACCCCATCTTTTTTTAGAGATCCTTTAAAATTTCATCCCACACATCACCGATCCGGGTCGTGCCGAAATAGTTGAGACAGGTTGAAACTGTTGGAAGATTTTTGTTTGCATCTATTTCCTTACGGGTTGGCTTTTTGCCAAGGCGTTTAAACTCATCCAGCAGCATCTGAGTGATGATGCTCTTGGAGTAACGGCGGCGTCCCTGGGGAGCAGTTTCTTCGACGGGTTCAGGATCATTGGCGACTGCTTCGGCAGGTTCAGCAATTTCGGAAACAACAGGAGCGTCCTCCCTGACCAGTGTCAGATTAAGGGCAGAAGCGCTGATGCCGGCAGCTTTGACCGCCTTTTCCCATTTCTTGAAAAAGCCAAGATAAGCCTTTGCCGGTGGATCGATCATATCTTCAGGACCTGGTATGCGTCCTAATTCAACGGCTTTCTTTTGTAATTGCTCAATGAGCATCTTTTTTTCGTAGTATTTTCCCATGGTTACCTTCCCTTGATTAACAATAATTTCAAAATTTTAAACGGTTATTATTATAGCATAAAACAGTGTAAATACAAGTAAAAATAGACCTGCAAAGTAATAAAAAATGAAACTACCGGCAATAAAAAACAGGCGGGATAAATCCAAAGCCTGTTTGGTGCCGATTTAGCTATATTACAGCAAATTTCATACAATAATTTACCATAGTGATTATACCATAACACCATGCAGATGTAAATTGAAGTTTTCAAATTCATTACGCCAAAAGGATCATTTTTAAAAACAGCAGGAAGAAGAGTCCGGCTTAAAGATTCGGAAAAGAATCGTAGCAATCCAGAAGGATTGATTGATTTTAGAAATCTATTAAGATATAATATGAACAAGTAATAAGATTATGATTGAAAGCGATCATAAAGGAGTGAATGGTTTTTAATGAAAGATAAAAAAGAAACAAAGCTAGAATCAGCCAAGGCGAAGATAGAGTTTGGCAGCATGGGGCTTGTAATATGCCAGCTTCTTTTAAATGAAGATCTGCCAGTGCTTTGGGCAAGCATGGATTTTTACAGGGCTACCGGCTATACCGAAGAGGAATATCAGAAGCGGTTTTCAAGTCTCAGGCACTATTATCAGGCATATCCGAAAGCGTTTCAAATTTTTAAGAATACACTGCTTCATGCTTTTGACGCGGGGGAGACCCGCGTGCGGACAAACTGCCAGATGCCTGTCTCAAATGGGATGGCCTGGTTTCAGGTGACTGCGACCATGGCAGAGCCTCCACAGTCAGACAGCTCAGTAATTAACGTTGTATTTGTTGACGTTACAGATATGGTCTTTTTGCAGGAGCAACGAATGCATTATTTTGAATTAATGCTGGATGAATATGTCGGCAACATCTATATCAGCGATATGTCTACCTATGAGCTTCTGTATGTGAACAAAGTATCTTGCGAAACACTGCAGCGGCCAATGGAGAATATTATTGGGAAAAAATGCTATGAGGTGATACAGGGACGGTCAACACCCTGCCCTTTCTGCACTAATGACCGGTTGAGCGAGGATTCCTTTTATGAATGGGAATTTTTTAACCCGGTTTTAGATCGAACTTTTATGATTAAGAACCGGATTGTGAACTGGTATGGGCATAAAGCCCGGATTGAGTTGTCCCACGATATGTATAGCGCAGAGTATAAACTTGCGAAAAAGGATCGTGAGCGGGAGGCCCTGCTCAGGACCATTCCCGGAGGTTTTGCGCGCCTGGACGCCCGAGACTTTAAGACGGTTCTCTGGTATGGGGCGGATTTTTTAGACATGATCGGCTACACTAAAGAGCAGTTCGAAAAAGAGTTGCATTCCCAGTGCACTTATATACATCCCGATGACCACGCCCGGGTGAAAAAAGCAATCATCGAGCCGCAAGCTACAGGACAGAACACAGTGTTTGAGGTGCGAATCAAAAAACGGTCGGGAGAACAGCGTATTTTAACCATTACCATGTGCTATGTGGATGGTTTGGACAGCTGGGACGGCATTCCCTCCTTTTACAGTATCGGACTGGATATCACGGAGGAAAGGGAGGAACAGCAGCGGCAGCGCATAGCACTGGAGGACGCGTATCAGGCGGTTCGTGTCGCCAACTCGGCCAAAACTGACTTTTTATCGTCAATGTCCCACGATATTCGGACGCCCATGAACGCGATCATGGGCATGACGGCCATTGCCAGGGCAAACATGGAAAGCCCGGAAAGGGTGGGGGACTGCCTGAACAAGATTAATGTCTCCAGCCGCCATCTGCTCAGCTTGATTAATGAAGTTCTGGATATGTCAAAGATTGAGAGCGGAAAGCTTGATCTGGTGCTTGAAGCCGTTGACCTCCCCGAGCTTATTCAGGGTGCTTCGGATATGTGTAAAGCGCTTCTGACTGAGAAAAAGCATGATTTCAAGGTGATTGTCGGACAAGTACAGCACGAAAAGGTCATCACTGACGGGGACCGCCTGCAACAGGTTTTTCTGAATCTGCTGTCCAATGCCATTAAGTATACGCCGGAGGGAGGAAAGATCACCCTGCTGATTAATGAGAGGCCTTCGATCATTTCTAAAAAGGCTCAGTATGAATTTGTTTTTACAGACAATGGCATTGGTATGGAACAGGAATTTCTTGTGAAAATTTTTGAGCCCTTCTCCCGTGCAGAAGATTCGCGTATCAGCAAAATCCAGGGAACCGGCCTTGGAATGGCTATTACGGATAACATAGTCCATATGATGAACGGAACCATTGATGTAAAGAGCGAGCCGGGAAAGGGAAGCCAGTTTATTGTAACGGTACCGTTGGAACTGCAAATCGAGGAAGTGCAAAGTGATGATGCGCTAGCAGGCCTGCCGGTACTGGTGGTGGACGATGACCAGATCGTGTGTGAAAACGCTGCGCTGCTACTGAATGAGCTGGGGATGCGCGGATGTTGGGTTTTATCCGGTGCCGAGGCAGTTGAAAGCGTTCAAAAGGCCCATCACCAGGGTGAGGATTATTTTGCAGTCATTCTAGATTGGAAAATGCCTGAAATAGATGGTCTTGAGACTGTCCGGTTGATCCGGAGGCAGATGGGAGAGGAGATGCCTATCATTATAATATCCGCATATGATTTTTCGGATATTGAGGAGGAATTTTTGAGCGCGGGGGCAGACGCCTTTATTACCAAACCTCTATTTAAATCGAAAATGCTGCATGTGCTTCAGCTGTTCTGTTATACAGATAAGACAGAGACTGAGGAGACCGGAGAGGAAGAATTCCACGCCCGGCTTTTGGGTAAACGTGTTTTGCTGGCTGAGGACAATGACCTCAACCGTGAGATTGCCGTCGAGCTTCTCAAAATGCAGGAAATTCTGGTGGAGACTGCGGAAAACGGAAAGCAGGCCATAGAGATGTTCGAAGCATCGAAGCCGGGATATTATCAGGCGATCTTGATGGATATTCAAATGCCGGTCATGGATGGCTACGAGGCAACGGCCAAAATACGGGCGATGTGCCGGGCAGATTCGAACTTACCGATTTTTGCCCTCACGGCTAACGCCTTTGTAAGCGATATGGTCAGGGCCCAGAGTGTGGGTATGAACGATCATGTCTCAAAGCCTATTGATATAGAAAAGCTTGTCGGCATTTTGGAGCAGTGGGTCAGGTAATCAAAAAAGATGTGCAGATAAATTCTTCTGCACAACTCCTGCGTTTTTTTGAACTTGAATACGCAATCTAAGTACAACGAATAAATAATGATCCATAGATTCTGGTAAATAAGATTGATCTGGATCTAATTAAGGAAGTACATTTTTGTTAACACAGGTTTTTCAGACATGAAACAGTAAAAACCTGGGAAAGAAAGCATAAAAACGAACGGCCTAAAAAAATAAATGATTTTCTGAATTAGACACAAAAAAATTGCAAAGAGATATTAAAAGTGGATCAAATGCAAACCAAAAAAACAGCTTGAAGAAAAAATTTTTCCAAACTGTTTTTTTATAGCTGTGGATATTTTTATTTTAAATAGACTTTTGGTGATAATTTTTACCCTTGAAAAGACAATGAAAACGTATTCTTATAATATTAGAAGTGTTATGCAATATAAAACATATAAAATATTCAGCATAAACTAAAATGATTAATTCAGCTATCTGAACAGCAGGGCAAAGACCTATCTCTTATACAGTATTCGGTTTGATTATTGGGTTTGTCTTGTTAATCCTACCGTAGTTGTTCGATATAATATATTATTTTTAGGAATTATCTCATTTTATTTTGCTTTGTACAATCCAGTTGTAGATATTTTTATAGCAAACGATTAAGACCAGAGTAAAAACAAGGAGAATGAGCCATGAAAAAACAAATAAATAAAAGAAGCTGGCTTTTAATCTGTATTTTAATCAGCTTGGCAACGGTGTTTTCATCCGGATGCAAAAAACAGAAGGAAGTAGAGCCTGCCAGTGTCGAGGGCGCCTTAGCCTATCTGGA containing:
- a CDS encoding homing endonuclease associated repeat-containing protein is translated as MGKYYEKKMLIEQLQKKAVELGRIPGPEDMIDPPAKAYLGFFKKWEKAVKAAGISASALNLTLVREDAPVVSEIAEPAEAVANDPEPVEETAPQGRRRYSKSIITQMLLDEFKRLGKKPTRKEIDANKNLPTVSTCLNYFGTTRIGDVWDEILKDL
- a CDS encoding response regulator, whose amino-acid sequence is MKDKKETKLESAKAKIEFGSMGLVICQLLLNEDLPVLWASMDFYRATGYTEEEYQKRFSSLRHYYQAYPKAFQIFKNTLLHAFDAGETRVRTNCQMPVSNGMAWFQVTATMAEPPQSDSSVINVVFVDVTDMVFLQEQRMHYFELMLDEYVGNIYISDMSTYELLYVNKVSCETLQRPMENIIGKKCYEVIQGRSTPCPFCTNDRLSEDSFYEWEFFNPVLDRTFMIKNRIVNWYGHKARIELSHDMYSAEYKLAKKDREREALLRTIPGGFARLDARDFKTVLWYGADFLDMIGYTKEQFEKELHSQCTYIHPDDHARVKKAIIEPQATGQNTVFEVRIKKRSGEQRILTITMCYVDGLDSWDGIPSFYSIGLDITEEREEQQRQRIALEDAYQAVRVANSAKTDFLSSMSHDIRTPMNAIMGMTAIARANMESPERVGDCLNKINVSSRHLLSLINEVLDMSKIESGKLDLVLEAVDLPELIQGASDMCKALLTEKKHDFKVIVGQVQHEKVITDGDRLQQVFLNLLSNAIKYTPEGGKITLLINERPSIISKKAQYEFVFTDNGIGMEQEFLVKIFEPFSRAEDSRISKIQGTGLGMAITDNIVHMMNGTIDVKSEPGKGSQFIVTVPLELQIEEVQSDDALAGLPVLVVDDDQIVCENAALLLNELGMRGCWVLSGAEAVESVQKAHHQGEDYFAVILDWKMPEIDGLETVRLIRRQMGEEMPIIIISAYDFSDIEEEFLSAGADAFITKPLFKSKMLHVLQLFCYTDKTETEETGEEEFHARLLGKRVLLAEDNDLNREIAVELLKMQEILVETAENGKQAIEMFEASKPGYYQAILMDIQMPVMDGYEATAKIRAMCRADSNLPIFALTANAFVSDMVRAQSVGMNDHVSKPIDIEKLVGILEQWVR
- a CDS encoding EutP/PduV family microcompartment system protein, whose protein sequence is MKKMILVGRSECGKTTLRQALKGDTIQYEKTQYVNHFDVIIDTPGEYAETNTLARALALYSYEADVVALLINATEPYSLYPPNVAPVANRPVIGIVTQIDHPCANTEQAIEWLKLTGADPIFPVSSYTGEGIWQLLEYLKEPGDVLPWESQEEAEQERNVKSTKYEIQEFGQKDFEFI
- a CDS encoding BMC domain-containing protein, which gives rise to MDVNNILGSNEGKLRIIQETVPGKQVTLAHIIAGPDPIVYQKLGLNPSVDYNKAAIGILSMTPAEIAVIAGDMAIKTAPIDMGFIDRFSGTLIFTGRISDVKSAVNAILSYLQGTLGFTICEITTT
- a CDS encoding helix-turn-helix domain-containing protein, yielding MYRKYTSEEKLNIVEGYLNGLFSLEEKAHELGYKSAPGCFKRWVQQYQEQGAEGLLCSAGNKSYTAEFKTMVVEEYLSGKGSAVELAAKHKISTADVLLHWVSLYNANRKLKDYNPKREVYMAEARRKTTLEEREAIVKYCIAHDRDYKETASLFDVSYSQVYSWVKKYDANGETGLVDRRGHHKADDEVDELERLRRENIRLKSQLEEKDMAVELLKKAKEFERM